The following are encoded in a window of Caldicellulosiruptor danielii genomic DNA:
- a CDS encoding ferritin-like domain-containing protein produces MSTKVENILKFGMKMEKNAQDFYSFYANNLQDENLKKLFEEFVKIEQEHYRYLENILKSLGGQEVPASISWVVDDQNKMVDPHILVDNSKILETDFSDLTILRLAYLIESDFAAFYKAASEKVDDSNVKGLLLHLAKWEEEHEKFFKDRYHSLMKKEWEELDLF; encoded by the coding sequence ATGAGCACAAAAGTTGAAAATATCTTGAAATTTGGAATGAAGATGGAGAAGAACGCACAGGATTTTTATTCATTTTATGCAAACAATCTGCAAGATGAAAATCTGAAAAAGCTTTTTGAAGAGTTTGTAAAAATTGAGCAGGAACATTATAGGTATCTTGAGAATATTTTAAAAAGTCTGGGCGGGCAAGAAGTGCCAGCTTCAATCTCATGGGTTGTGGATGACCAGAACAAAATGGTAGACCCGCACATACTGGTTGATAATTCAAAAATTTTGGAGACTGATTTTTCAGACCTCACAATACTGCGGCTTGCATACCTTATTGAAAGCGACTTTGCAGCATTTTACAAAGCAGCTTCTGAAAAGGTTGATGACAGTAATGTCAAAGGTTTACTTTTGCACCTTGCAAAGTGGGAAGAAGAGCACGAAAAGTTCTTCAAAGACAGGTATCACAGCCTTATGAAAAAGGAATGGGAAGAGCTGGATTTGTTTTGA